In one Komagataeibacter sp. FNDCR2 genomic region, the following are encoded:
- a CDS encoding DUF423 domain-containing protein produces MPTVVRFLLFFAALAAFTAVMGGALTAHLPDQFFAEGGRDMARQAVQMQMWHALALIGISVLMIQQGCRACISVAGCLMAVGTVLFSVGVGLTAFWGIHPGPIAPSGGSLLMLAWLLLAVGVIRS; encoded by the coding sequence ATGCCCACTGTCGTCAGGTTTCTTCTGTTTTTCGCGGCGCTGGCCGCGTTCACCGCCGTCATGGGGGGCGCGCTGACCGCCCATCTGCCCGACCAGTTCTTTGCCGAAGGTGGCCGCGATATGGCGCGGCAGGCCGTGCAGATGCAGATGTGGCATGCGCTGGCCCTGATCGGGATCTCGGTGCTCATGATCCAGCAGGGGTGCCGGGCGTGCATCTCCGTCGCGGGCTGTCTCATGGCGGTGGGGACCGTGCTGTTCAGCGTGGGCGTGGGGCTGACCGCCTTCTGGGGCATCCATCCCGGCCCGATCGCGCCCAGCGGGGGCAGCCTGCTCATGCTGGCGTGGCTGCTTCTGGCCGTGGGCGTGATCCGCTCATGA
- a CDS encoding DUF4142 domain-containing protein yields MKNRAAWFLFASVSLLPALGMARPATPPAPVAAEPTLPPLTDSDSTFAGNVSALNGFEITISKMAITQAKRRKVHDLAENLLKTHTANQKALSALTLKHGLELHEEMSSDEQQIAEHLQTESGSKFERDFLDLQAQASSDALAMFQNEAESASDPELKAYAAATADTLQTHLTDTMKLGANKPSR; encoded by the coding sequence ATGAAAAATCGCGCAGCCTGGTTCCTTTTTGCGTCTGTTAGCCTTCTTCCTGCCCTGGGCATGGCCCGCCCCGCCACTCCGCCCGCCCCCGTCGCCGCCGAACCCACGCTTCCCCCGCTGACGGATTCCGATTCCACTTTCGCGGGAAACGTCTCGGCGCTGAACGGTTTTGAAATCACCATCTCCAAAATGGCGATCACGCAGGCCAAGCGCCGCAAGGTGCACGACCTGGCTGAAAACCTGCTCAAAACCCATACCGCCAACCAGAAGGCCCTCTCCGCCCTGACCCTGAAACACGGCCTTGAACTGCACGAGGAAATGAGTTCGGACGAACAGCAGATCGCGGAGCATCTCCAGACCGAAAGCGGTTCCAAATTCGAGCGCGACTTCCTCGACCTTCAGGCGCAGGCCTCAAGCGATGCGCTGGCCATGTTCCAGAACGAGGCGGAATCCGCCTCCGACCCGGAACTCAAGGCCTATGCCGCCGCCACGGCGGATACATTGCAGACCCACCTGACCGATACGATGAAGCTCGGCGCGAACAAACCAAGCCGCTGA
- a CDS encoding cob(I)yrinic acid a,c-diamide adenosyltransferase, whose amino-acid sequence MTIRIDRIVTRGGDTGQTSLGDGARVAKDATRIEALGTLDEANAVIGLLRATLPEGHDATFVAWVQGLLFDIGGSICMPATPPPPLPHAAAAVTAMENEITRLRASIPPLRSFVLPGGTQAAAHAHLARTVVRRAERRLATLARQAEIAPDISACMNRLSDYLFVLGRHLNDDGAKDLTWRPASPPP is encoded by the coding sequence ATGACCATTCGCATTGACCGGATCGTGACCCGTGGCGGCGATACGGGCCAGACATCGCTGGGGGATGGGGCGCGTGTGGCCAAGGACGCGACGCGTATCGAAGCCCTCGGCACGCTGGATGAGGCCAATGCCGTGATCGGCCTGCTGCGCGCCACCCTGCCCGAAGGCCACGACGCGACGTTCGTCGCCTGGGTGCAGGGGCTGCTGTTCGATATTGGCGGGTCCATCTGCATGCCCGCCACACCACCGCCCCCGCTTCCCCACGCGGCGGCGGCGGTGACGGCCATGGAAAACGAGATCACGCGCCTGCGCGCGTCCATTCCGCCGCTGCGCAGTTTCGTCCTGCCGGGCGGCACGCAGGCGGCGGCCCATGCGCATCTGGCGCGCACGGTGGTGCGCCGGGCCGAGCGGCGGCTTGCGACGCTGGCCCGGCAGGCGGAGATCGCCCCCGATATTTCCGCCTGCATGAACCGGCTGTCGGATTACCTGTTCGTGCTGGGCCGCCACCTTAATGACGACGGGGCGAAAGACCTGACATGGCGGCCCGCCTCACCCCCGCCCTGA
- a CDS encoding gluconokinase, translating into MDSVSLSHRLRKAGRPCVLIVMGVSGCGKSTVARLIGDRLGWPVIEGDDLHPADNIARMSEGTPLTDADRAPWLDRIAEQVREWGEQGQCGIVTCSSLKRKYRERISGGSADVCFVYLKGSKDDIAPRLRERTGHFMPPAMLDSQFETLEEPDMHDEVVLKLDVTAPQEHLADLACSHLSRLPT; encoded by the coding sequence ATGGATTCGGTTTCCCTCTCGCACCGGCTCAGGAAAGCAGGCAGGCCCTGCGTCCTGATCGTCATGGGCGTTTCGGGGTGCGGCAAGAGTACGGTGGCCCGGCTTATCGGTGATCGCCTTGGCTGGCCCGTCATCGAGGGGGATGACCTGCACCCGGCGGATAACATCGCCCGCATGAGCGAGGGCACGCCCCTTACCGATGCGGACCGCGCGCCCTGGCTTGACCGCATCGCGGAACAGGTCCGGGAATGGGGTGAGCAGGGGCAGTGCGGCATCGTGACCTGTTCATCGCTCAAGCGGAAGTATCGCGAGCGTATTTCCGGCGGCAGCGCGGATGTATGCTTTGTCTATCTCAAGGGCAGCAAGGACGATATCGCGCCGCGCCTGCGTGAACGTACCGGCCATTTCATGCCCCCGGCCATGCTCGACAGCCAGTTTGAAACGCTGGAGGAGCCGGACATGCATGATGAGGTGGTGCTGAAACTCGACGTCACCGCCCCGCAGGAACATCTGGCCGATCTGGCCTGCTCCCACCTGTCCCGCCTGCCCACGTAA
- a CDS encoding pyridoxal phosphate-dependent aminotransferase translates to MPNEGEGAHPLFAQRMERLGVPATIAMAQRARNLRAQGEKVLSLALGEPDFATPPAVIEAAHRAALDGQTKYPPVDGTPALKDAVIRKFARENALDYAPAEIMVSNGGKQVIFNAFMATVQPGDEVVIPRPYWVSYPLIVQIFGGTPVYADCFEADDFRLTPAALEAAITPRTKWLVLNFPNNPTGGTMGRDDLEALAEVLRRHPQVHVLSDEIYEHLIYGGQRHVSFAAAAPDLKDRILTLNGVSKAYAMTGWRVGYVGGPKALIRAMTAIQGSATSGICSISQAAAAAALDGPADIIAQMRAVYARRRELVVSTLRRIPGLTCAMPHGAFYAYPGVAGCMGRTTAGGQFLKTDEDFAIALLAEQHVAVVHGSAFGQGPYLRLSYATSDEILKESCARIARFVEGLS, encoded by the coding sequence ATGCCTAATGAAGGAGAGGGCGCGCACCCGCTGTTCGCGCAGCGGATGGAGCGCCTGGGCGTTCCCGCCACCATCGCCATGGCCCAGCGCGCGCGCAACCTGCGCGCGCAGGGGGAAAAGGTGCTCTCGCTGGCGCTGGGCGAGCCTGATTTCGCGACCCCTCCCGCCGTGATCGAGGCCGCGCATCGGGCCGCGCTGGACGGGCAGACCAAATATCCGCCCGTCGATGGCACGCCCGCGCTCAAGGACGCCGTCATCCGCAAATTCGCGCGTGAAAACGCGCTGGACTACGCGCCTGCCGAAATCATGGTGTCCAACGGGGGCAAGCAGGTCATTTTCAATGCCTTCATGGCCACTGTGCAGCCGGGTGACGAAGTGGTCATTCCGCGCCCGTACTGGGTCAGCTACCCGCTGATCGTGCAGATATTTGGCGGCACGCCGGTTTATGCCGACTGTTTCGAGGCCGATGACTTCCGCCTGACACCTGCCGCGCTGGAAGCGGCCATCACGCCCCGCACCAAGTGGCTTGTACTCAATTTTCCCAACAACCCGACCGGCGGCACCATGGGGCGCGACGATCTTGAAGCCCTGGCCGAGGTACTGCGCCGCCACCCGCAGGTGCATGTCCTGTCGGATGAAATATATGAACATCTGATTTATGGCGGGCAGCGGCATGTCTCGTTCGCGGCGGCGGCGCCCGATCTGAAAGACCGTATCCTGACACTGAACGGGGTGTCGAAAGCCTATGCCATGACCGGCTGGCGCGTGGGGTATGTGGGCGGGCCAAAAGCCCTGATCCGCGCCATGACCGCCATCCAGGGCAGCGCGACCTCGGGCATCTGTTCCATAAGCCAGGCGGCGGCGGCGGCGGCGCTGGATGGCCCGGCGGATATTATCGCGCAGATGCGCGCGGTCTATGCCCGGCGGCGCGAACTGGTGGTTTCGACCCTGCGGCGCATACCGGGTCTGACCTGTGCCATGCCGCATGGCGCGTTTTATGCCTATCCGGGCGTGGCCGGGTGCATGGGGCGCACGACCGCTGGCGGGCAGTTCCTGAAAACGGACGAGGATTTCGCCATCGCCCTGCTGGCGGAGCAGCACGTGGCCGTGGTGCATGGCAGCGCGTTCGGGCAGGGGCCGTACCTGCGCCTGTCCTATGCCACCAGTGATGAAATCCTGAAGGAATCCTGCGCACGTATCGCAAGGTTTGTCGAAGGGCTGAGCTGA
- a CDS encoding pyridoxal phosphate-dependent aminotransferase, giving the protein MDLTAARLDRISPSQTIAISTKARALKAAGKDIISLSAGEPDFDTPDTIKQAAMRAIAAGETKYTDVAGTPALRRAIAERFNADSGLDYTWDEVIVSNGGKQIIYNAMVATINPGDEAIIPAPCWVSYPDIVSLAEGTPVIVPCGAEHGFKLQPAALEAAITPRTKWLLLNSPNNPTGAAYSAGELRALCDVLLRHPDVWILTDDIYNKLVYDGFRAPTVVEVEPRLRARTVTMNGVSKAYAMTGWRIGYSAAPVQLTRAMNKLQSQSTSGPCSISQAAAVEALTGPQDFIATMVATYQARRDLVVAMLNEAKGLHCPVPEGAFYVFPSLVACLGKTSPGGTLIDTDEAFVTALLDEEGVAAVHGSAFMFAGHFRISYATDTESLKEACRRIQRFCAALR; this is encoded by the coding sequence ATGGATCTCACCGCCGCCCGGCTGGACCGGATCAGCCCCAGCCAGACGATCGCCATCTCAACCAAGGCGCGTGCGCTCAAGGCGGCGGGAAAGGACATTATCAGCCTTTCCGCCGGTGAGCCGGATTTCGACACACCGGACACGATCAAGCAGGCCGCCATGCGCGCCATCGCCGCCGGTGAGACCAAGTACACCGATGTCGCGGGCACGCCCGCCCTGCGCCGCGCGATCGCGGAACGCTTCAATGCCGATAGCGGGCTGGATTACACGTGGGATGAGGTGATCGTCTCCAACGGTGGCAAGCAGATCATCTATAACGCCATGGTCGCGACCATCAATCCGGGTGACGAGGCGATCATTCCCGCGCCATGCTGGGTGTCCTATCCCGATATCGTGTCGCTGGCCGAAGGCACGCCCGTTATCGTGCCGTGCGGCGCGGAGCATGGCTTCAAGCTCCAGCCCGCGGCGCTGGAGGCGGCGATAACGCCCCGCACCAAATGGCTCCTGCTCAACTCCCCCAACAACCCCACGGGGGCCGCCTATTCCGCCGGGGAACTGCGTGCGCTGTGCGATGTGCTGCTCCGCCACCCCGATGTGTGGATCCTGACAGACGATATCTATAACAAACTGGTCTATGACGGCTTTCGCGCCCCCACGGTGGTCGAGGTCGAACCCCGCCTGCGCGCGCGCACGGTCACGATGAACGGCGTATCCAAGGCCTATGCCATGACCGGCTGGCGCATCGGGTATTCCGCCGCCCCCGTGCAGCTTACGCGCGCGATGAACAAGTTGCAGAGCCAGTCCACCTCCGGCCCGTGTTCGATCAGCCAGGCCGCCGCGGTCGAGGCGCTGACAGGGCCGCAGGACTTCATCGCCACCATGGTCGCCACCTATCAGGCGCGGCGTGACCTTGTGGTGGCCATGCTCAACGAAGCCAAGGGCCTGCACTGCCCCGTGCCGGAGGGGGCGTTCTATGTCTTCCCCTCGCTGGTCGCCTGTCTGGGCAAGACCAGCCCGGGGGGCACGCTGATCGATACGGATGAAGCCTTCGTGACCGCCCTGCTGGATGAGGAAGGCGTCGCCGCCGTGCATGGCAGCGCGTTCATGTTCGCCGGGCATTTCCGTATTTCCTACGCCACCGATACGGAAAGCCTGAAGGAAGCGTGCCGGCGCATCCAGCGTTTCTGCGCGGCCCTGCGCTGA
- the gluQRS gene encoding tRNA glutamyl-Q(34) synthetase GluQRS, with the protein MTEITRFAPSPTGHLHLGHVASALAGWRAAMESGGTFLLRVEDIDTVRCKPEFIADLYTDLEWLGLSWPRPVRRQSRHMAQYRHVLDTLDARGLLYPCFCTRRDIMEAAGAPHHAPDGAMVYPGTCRNMDPGRRAALLAAGAPHALRLDMARALRLPGARDLTWHELGHGPQACQPEQFGDVVLARKDVPASYHLCVTHDDAMQGVSLVTRGEDLRAATALHRLLQHIMGWPAPRYRHHPLLCDATGRRLAKRDGAVSVRAMRMAGMTPQQVCNAAGASDHICAVSSAVGSL; encoded by the coding sequence ATGACAGAAATTACCCGTTTTGCCCCCAGTCCGACGGGGCATCTGCATCTCGGCCATGTCGCGTCGGCGCTGGCGGGGTGGCGCGCGGCCATGGAGTCGGGCGGCACGTTCCTCCTGCGGGTGGAAGATATCGACACGGTGCGCTGCAAGCCGGAATTCATCGCCGACCTTTACACGGATCTGGAATGGCTGGGCCTGTCGTGGCCGCGGCCCGTGCGCCGCCAGTCCCGGCACATGGCGCAGTACCGCCACGTGCTGGACACACTGGACGCGCGCGGCCTGCTTTACCCGTGCTTCTGCACCCGGCGTGATATCATGGAGGCCGCAGGCGCCCCCCACCACGCGCCCGATGGGGCCATGGTCTATCCCGGCACCTGCCGTAACATGGATCCGGGCCGCCGCGCGGCGCTGCTGGCGGCGGGCGCGCCCCATGCGTTGCGGCTGGACATGGCGCGTGCCCTGCGCCTGCCCGGCGCGCGGGACCTGACATGGCATGAACTGGGGCATGGCCCGCAGGCATGCCAGCCCGAACAATTTGGCGATGTCGTGCTGGCGCGCAAGGACGTACCCGCCTCCTACCACCTGTGCGTGACCCATGACGACGCCATGCAGGGCGTGAGCCTTGTCACGCGCGGGGAGGATCTCAGGGCCGCGACGGCGCTGCATCGCCTGTTGCAGCACATCATGGGCTGGCCCGCGCCGCGTTACCGCCACCATCCGCTGCTATGCGACGCCACGGGGCGGCGGCTGGCCAAGCGCGATGGCGCGGTTTCCGTACGTGCCATGCGTATGGCAGGCATGACACCGCAGCAGGTATGTAATGCGGCCGGGGCGTCCGATCACATCTGCGCTGTTTCCTCCGCCGTGGGTTCGCTCTAG
- a CDS encoding HNH endonuclease: protein MPCDSQYLPALVLNADFRPLSYYPLSLWSWQDSIRAVWLDRVSVLSEYDTVVRSPTQSLRLPSVIALKDYIPAARKPAFTRFNVFLRDNFSCQYCNTRFPTQELTFDHVIPRSKGGRTSWENVVTACSPCNLIKGSYMPHQIRMYPNRTPIRPSSRRLQENGRAFPPNYLHESWRDYLYWDTELEN from the coding sequence GTGCCTTGTGACAGTCAATACCTGCCCGCCCTGGTCCTGAATGCCGATTTCAGGCCGCTCTCCTATTACCCGCTATCCCTGTGGTCATGGCAGGACAGCATCCGCGCCGTATGGCTCGACCGCGTATCGGTGCTGAGCGAATATGACACGGTTGTCCGCTCCCCCACCCAGAGCCTGCGCCTGCCCAGCGTGATCGCGCTGAAAGACTATATCCCCGCCGCCCGCAAGCCCGCCTTCACCCGCTTCAACGTCTTCCTGCGCGACAATTTTTCCTGCCAGTACTGCAATACCCGCTTCCCCACGCAGGAACTGACATTCGACCACGTCATTCCCCGCAGCAAGGGGGGGCGCACCAGTTGGGAAAACGTCGTGACCGCGTGCAGCCCGTGCAACCTGATCAAGGGATCGTACATGCCGCACCAGATCCGCATGTACCCCAACCGCACGCCCATCCGCCCGTCCAGCCGCAGGCTACAGGAAAACGGCCGCGCCTTCCCCCCCAACTACCTGCATGAAAGCTGGCGCGACTATCTGTACTGGGATACCGAACTGGAAAACTAG
- the hpnR gene encoding hopanoid C-3 methylase HpnR has translation MRLLAVHPSSLMYTKVFLRLEPLGLELVAGAARNKGHEVDIIDLQVEKHADYWERIEKFRPHAVCFSGNYLANVPEIIDLCKETRRRLPNVFLFLGGHSISFIARDVLSLSDGAVNCILKGEGDATVGPLLEAWEQGRDLTTVPGVVTMDGEGPPPIFVESLDEVRPARDLLRHRRKYFIGTLDPAASIEFARGCPWDCTFCSAWTFYGRSYRTASAEVIGEELQEIKEPGIFIVDDVAFVHAEHGLAIANEIKRRNIQKEYYLETRADVLLRNKEVFRVWKEIGLSYIFIGLEAVDAEGLKRFRKRVSMDRNFEALDYARSLDLIVAINLIADPSWDRERFEVIRQWCLEIPDIVNISVTTPYPGTEIWESESRKLTTRDYRLFDIQHAVMPTTLPLNEFYEELVKTQQILNNKHLGWSAIKDTLGIALRLALRGQTNFLTMIWKFNSVFNPKLQMADHAQKPKYEMPLKPEGTDQQVDRTTLYVHGPAGRKSRKLDDDTEKFVDETRMSTVD, from the coding sequence ATGAGATTACTGGCCGTCCATCCAAGCTCACTCATGTACACAAAGGTCTTCCTGCGTCTCGAACCGCTGGGGCTTGAACTGGTTGCCGGCGCCGCGCGCAACAAGGGACATGAGGTGGACATCATCGACCTGCAGGTCGAAAAACACGCGGATTACTGGGAGCGTATCGAAAAGTTCAGGCCACACGCGGTCTGCTTTTCGGGCAACTACCTGGCCAATGTTCCCGAAATCATTGACCTGTGCAAGGAAACGCGCCGGCGCCTGCCCAACGTGTTCCTGTTCCTGGGTGGGCATTCCATCTCGTTCATCGCGCGTGATGTGCTTTCCCTGTCCGACGGGGCGGTCAACTGCATCCTGAAGGGCGAAGGCGACGCCACCGTCGGCCCGCTGCTGGAAGCATGGGAACAGGGCCGCGACCTGACCACCGTGCCCGGCGTCGTGACCATGGATGGCGAAGGCCCGCCGCCCATCTTCGTTGAAAGCCTTGATGAAGTCCGCCCCGCGCGTGACCTGCTGCGCCATCGCCGCAAATACTTCATCGGCACGCTGGATCCGGCGGCGTCCATCGAATTCGCGCGTGGCTGCCCGTGGGACTGCACGTTCTGTAGTGCATGGACCTTCTATGGCCGCTCCTACCGCACCGCCAGCGCCGAGGTGATTGGCGAGGAACTGCAGGAAATCAAGGAGCCCGGCATCTTCATCGTGGATGACGTGGCCTTCGTGCATGCCGAACACGGCCTGGCCATCGCCAACGAGATCAAGCGCCGCAACATCCAGAAAGAATATTACCTTGAAACCCGCGCGGACGTCCTGCTGCGCAACAAGGAAGTGTTCCGCGTCTGGAAGGAAATCGGGCTGAGCTACATCTTCATCGGGCTGGAAGCGGTCGATGCGGAGGGGCTGAAGCGGTTCCGCAAGCGCGTGTCGATGGATCGTAACTTCGAGGCGCTGGATTACGCGCGCTCGCTGGACCTGATCGTGGCCATCAACCTGATCGCCGATCCGTCATGGGACCGCGAACGCTTTGAGGTGATCCGCCAGTGGTGCCTGGAAATCCCGGACATCGTGAACATTTCGGTCACCACCCCCTATCCCGGCACCGAGATATGGGAAAGCGAGTCCCGCAAGCTGACCACGCGCGACTACCGCCTGTTCGACATCCAGCACGCCGTGATGCCGACCACCCTGCCGCTGAACGAGTTCTATGAGGAACTGGTCAAGACCCAGCAGATCCTGAACAACAAGCATCTGGGCTGGAGCGCGATCAAGGACACGCTGGGCATTGCGCTGCGTCTGGCGCTGCGTGGGCAGACCAACTTCCTGACCATGATCTGGAAGTTCAATTCGGTCTTCAACCCGAAGCTGCAGATGGCCGACCACGCGCAGAAGCCGAAATATGAAATGCCGCTCAAGCCCGAAGGCACGGACCAGCAGGTCGATCGCACGACGCTGTATGTCCATGGCCCGGCTGGCCGCAAGTCGCGCAAGCTGGATGACGATACCGAAAAGTTCGTCGATGAAACCCGCATGAGCACGGTTGACTGA
- a CDS encoding SufE family protein encodes MTDPFVKPEDDTAADAIAEIGDELALFDDWMQRYQYIIELGRKLPPFPPQWQDDAHRVPGCQSQVWMEAQPGDGVLYLAGASDAAIVSGLVALLLRVYSGRSREEILNTDPGFLRDLGLVQALSTNRGNGVEAMAQAIRKAAAALPVA; translated from the coding sequence ATGACCGACCCCTTCGTAAAGCCCGAGGACGATACCGCCGCCGACGCCATTGCCGAGATTGGTGATGAACTGGCCCTGTTCGATGACTGGATGCAGCGGTACCAGTACATCATAGAACTGGGCCGCAAGCTGCCGCCCTTCCCGCCACAGTGGCAGGATGACGCGCACCGCGTGCCGGGCTGCCAGAGCCAGGTATGGATGGAAGCGCAGCCAGGGGACGGCGTCCTGTATCTGGCCGGGGCGTCGGACGCGGCCATCGTGTCGGGTCTGGTGGCGTTGCTGCTGCGGGTTTATTCCGGTCGCAGCCGGGAGGAAATTCTCAATACGGATCCGGGCTTCCTGCGCGACCTCGGGCTGGTGCAGGCGCTGTCCACCAATCGGGGCAACGGGGTGGAAGCCATGGCGCAGGCCATCCGCAAGGCCGCGGCGGCGCTGCCGGTCGCGTAA
- the hslU gene encoding ATP-dependent protease ATPase subunit HslU, whose translation MELPNHSPREIVSELDRYIIGQGDAKRAVAIALRNRWRRAQLPDAMREEVVPKNILMIGPTGCGKTEIARRLARLAQAPFLKVEATKFTEVGYVGRDVESIVRDLVEVSINMLRDLRRKDVEAKAELAAENLLLDALVGEGASAETKNKFRRMLRAGELEAKEVEISIAEGGTPSPADMPNMTPGAVINFSDMMKGFMNRMPQQRRMTVAAARAALIRQEADKMLDTDALTREAVIHAQDHGIVFLDEIDKVCARASEGGSRGGDVSREGVQRDLLPLIEGTTVSTKYGPVRTDHILFIASGAFHIAKPSDLLPELQGRLPIRVELASLTREDLRRILTEPEHSLLQQYVALMGTEKVTLSFSDDAIDALAELAADINERVENIGARRLATVLERLLEEVSFTAADRAGQAVVIDAGDVRDKVAPLASKGDLSRFIL comes from the coding sequence ATGGAACTTCCCAATCATTCCCCGCGCGAGATCGTATCCGAACTCGACCGCTACATCATCGGCCAGGGTGACGCCAAGCGGGCGGTGGCCATCGCGCTGCGCAACCGCTGGCGGCGCGCGCAACTGCCCGATGCGATGCGTGAGGAGGTCGTGCCCAAGAACATCCTCATGATCGGGCCGACCGGCTGCGGCAAGACCGAGATCGCACGCCGTCTGGCCAGGCTGGCGCAGGCCCCGTTCCTGAAGGTCGAGGCCACCAAATTCACCGAGGTCGGGTACGTGGGCCGCGATGTGGAAAGCATCGTGCGCGACCTGGTGGAGGTCTCGATCAACATGCTGCGCGACCTGCGCCGCAAGGATGTGGAGGCCAAGGCCGAACTCGCGGCTGAAAACCTGCTTCTGGACGCGCTGGTGGGGGAGGGGGCTTCCGCCGAGACGAAGAACAAGTTCCGGCGCATGCTCCGCGCGGGGGAACTGGAGGCCAAGGAAGTCGAGATTTCGATAGCCGAGGGCGGCACTCCGTCGCCCGCGGACATGCCGAACATGACGCCGGGGGCCGTCATCAATTTTTCCGACATGATGAAGGGCTTCATGAACCGCATGCCGCAGCAGCGCCGCATGACGGTCGCCGCCGCCCGCGCCGCCCTGATCCGGCAGGAAGCGGACAAGATGCTCGATACCGACGCCCTGACGCGTGAGGCCGTCATCCATGCGCAGGATCACGGCATTGTCTTCCTGGACGAGATCGACAAGGTCTGCGCCCGCGCATCCGAAGGCGGCTCGCGCGGTGGCGATGTCTCGCGTGAAGGGGTGCAGCGCGACCTGCTGCCGTTGATCGAGGGCACGACCGTTTCCACCAAATACGGCCCCGTGCGCACGGATCATATCCTGTTCATCGCTTCCGGCGCGTTCCATATCGCCAAGCCCTCCGACCTGCTGCCCGAATTGCAGGGGCGGCTGCCCATCCGGGTGGAACTGGCGTCGCTGACGCGTGAGGACCTGCGTCGCATCCTGACCGAGCCGGAACATTCGCTGCTTCAGCAGTACGTGGCGCTGATGGGCACGGAAAAGGTCACGCTGTCCTTCAGCGACGATGCGATCGACGCGCTGGCGGAACTGGCGGCGGACATCAATGAACGGGTCGAGAATATCGGCGCGCGGCGTCTTGCCACCGTGCTGGAACGCCTGCTGGAAGAGGTCTCCTTCACCGCCGCCGACCGCGCGGGGCAGGCCGTTGTCATCGATGCAGGCGACGTGCGCGACAAGGTTGCCCCGCTGGCCAGCAAGGGTGATCTGAGCCGCTTTATCCTGTAA
- the hslV gene encoding ATP-dependent protease subunit HslV: MQDHHSSSHDPVGWHGTTILCVRRAGQVAMAGDGQVTLGATIIKGNARKVRRIGPTGQILAGFAGATADAFTLLERLENKLERYPNQLERACVELAKDWRTDRYLRRLEAMMAVADAERSFTLTGNGDVLEPEDGIIAIGSGGNYALSAARALLGIEGLGAVDIARRSMKIAGDICVYTNHSVIVETLGTDTQDGAA; encoded by the coding sequence ATGCAAGATCATCATTCATCTTCCCATGACCCGGTCGGGTGGCATGGTACGACCATTCTGTGTGTCCGGCGCGCAGGCCAGGTGGCCATGGCCGGCGATGGACAGGTGACGCTGGGCGCCACCATCATCAAGGGCAATGCGCGCAAGGTGCGCCGTATCGGCCCCACGGGGCAGATCCTTGCCGGGTTCGCCGGGGCCACGGCGGATGCCTTCACCCTGCTGGAACGGCTTGAAAACAAGCTCGAACGCTACCCCAACCAGCTTGAACGCGCCTGTGTCGAACTGGCCAAGGACTGGCGAACCGACCGCTACCTGCGCAGGCTGGAAGCCATGATGGCCGTGGCCGATGCCGAACGCTCCTTTACCCTGACCGGCAATGGCGATGTGCTGGAGCCTGAAGACGGCATCATCGCCATCGGGTCGGGCGGCAATTACGCGCTGTCCGCCGCGCGCGCGCTGCTGGGGATCGAGGGGCTCGGGGCGGTGGATATCGCACGGCGGTCCATGAAAATCGCCGGTGACATCTGTGTCTATACCAACCATTCCGTCATTGTGGAGACACTGGGCACGGATACGCAGGACGGAGCGGCGTAA